One window of Flavobacterium ammonificans genomic DNA carries:
- a CDS encoding ORF6N domain-containing protein produces the protein MPNSQIITQKIIEIRDHKVLLDFDLAELYNTETRTLKQAVRRNLNRFPEDFMFELTEEEFQCLRSQIVTSNRGGIRYMPFAFTEQGVAMLSSVLNNEKAIEINIAIMRSFVSLRKFALTYEELTKRVTEIEQQFAAPVRLKARVQRFIKH, from the coding sequence ATGCCCAACTCCCAAATCATTACCCAAAAAATTATCGAAATCAGAGATCACAAAGTACTACTCGATTTTGATTTAGCTGAATTGTACAATACGGAAACAAGAACTCTAAAACAAGCTGTTAGAAGAAATCTAAATAGATTCCCTGAAGACTTCATGTTTGAATTAACCGAAGAAGAATTTCAATGTTTGAGGTCACAAATTGTGACCTCAAACAGAGGAGGAATAAGATACATGCCCTTTGCGTTTACAGAACAGGGCGTAGCAATGCTTTCAAGTGTTTTGAATAACGAAAAAGCTATTGAAATTAACATTGCCATCATGCGCAGTTTTGTTTCGCTTCGAAAATTTGCACTGACGTATGAAGAATTAACAAAACGAGTAACGGAAATTGAACAGCAGTTTGCTGCGCCTGTTCGCCTTAAGGCTCGGGTCCAGAGATTTATAAAGCACTGA